In Nitrospirota bacterium, a genomic segment contains:
- a CDS encoding glycoside hydrolase family 3 N-terminal domain-containing protein, giving the protein MHGLEQKLYQLIISRLDGERLSSRTYQDGIFELVRKGIGGFIIFGGRRDELKGFIDTIQSLSELPLFMASDIEQGVGQQVTGATRFPPQMAMAAAINREDPKDIAILRKALQAIADEAMDIGINMPLIPVLDVNQNPDNPIICTRAFSDSPETVAWFGSEYVRVLEGAGLISCAKHFPGHGDSGTDSHISLPVINKPLRDLMKTDILPFSEAINAGVSSIMVGHLSIPVIDPGPATLSKSIITGLLRKELSFDGLILTDALSMDALQNVTDIPAECIKAGVDILLHPADADSTVRGLVAAIESGDIDEGQVDMAVERILRVKMKLKKGGKRRFDYREHVELSSRITDMSITLVKGIPGLLPLKDAGETCIIFAGDEGYGTESPLRNFSGNDVQVFNIKESEGDRIGGLNTVIFAIFGSVAAWKGSSGIEDEEKGRIKECIRRAGKSIVVSFGSPYVLRHFSEADMLIAAYSVTRQAQHSVVRCLKGEMDFKGKLPVNIEP; this is encoded by the coding sequence GAAAGGGATCGGCGGGTTTATAATATTTGGGGGCAGGAGGGATGAGCTAAAGGGGTTTATTGATACAATCCAGTCCCTGTCAGAGTTGCCCCTATTTATGGCCTCTGATATTGAGCAGGGTGTGGGACAGCAGGTTACAGGGGCTACGAGGTTCCCTCCTCAGATGGCCATGGCTGCGGCAATCAACAGAGAGGACCCAAAAGACATTGCAATCTTAAGAAAGGCCTTACAGGCAATAGCTGATGAGGCAATGGATATTGGGATAAACATGCCTCTAATTCCTGTGCTCGATGTGAATCAGAACCCGGACAACCCGATTATCTGTACAAGGGCTTTTTCCGACTCCCCAGAGACTGTGGCCTGGTTCGGCTCGGAATACGTAAGGGTGCTCGAAGGTGCTGGGCTCATAAGCTGTGCCAAACATTTCCCTGGCCACGGTGATTCCGGCACAGACTCTCACATCTCACTCCCAGTGATTAATAAACCCCTCAGGGACCTGATGAAGACAGACATCCTGCCATTTTCAGAGGCCATCAATGCAGGGGTAAGCAGCATCATGGTGGGGCATCTCAGTATCCCGGTTATTGATCCAGGGCCTGCAACGCTGTCAAAAAGCATAATAACCGGCCTTTTGAGAAAGGAGCTTTCGTTTGATGGCCTGATCCTGACGGACGCCCTCAGCATGGATGCCCTTCAGAATGTTACTGATATACCTGCAGAATGTATTAAGGCAGGTGTGGATATACTGCTCCATCCTGCAGATGCTGATTCAACTGTCAGAGGGCTTGTGGCGGCTATTGAATCAGGAGATATTGACGAGGGGCAGGTAGATATGGCGGTGGAACGGATACTTAGGGTCAAGATGAAGTTGAAGAAAGGGGGAAAGAGGAGATTCGATTACCGGGAGCATGTTGAATTGTCATCACGGATTACTGATATGTCCATAACCCTTGTGAAAGGAATTCCCGGATTGTTGCCGCTTAAGGATGCAGGGGAGACCTGTATTATTTTTGCCGGGGATGAAGGGTATGGCACGGAGTCTCCTTTGAGGAATTTTTCAGGCAATGATGTGCAGGTGTTTAATATAAAAGAATCGGAAGGGGATAGGATAGGCGGGCTGAATACAGTGATTTTTGCCATCTTCGGCAGCGTTGCTGCATGGAAGGGGAGTTCAGGGATAGAAGATGAAGAGAAGGGCAGGATAAAGGAATGTATCAGGAGGGCGGGAAAGTCCATTGTGGTTTCCTTTGGGAGTCCTTATGTTCTCAGGCATTTTTCAGAGGCTGATATGCTGATTGCCGCCTATAGCGTGACCCGGCAGGCACAGCATTCTGTTGTCAGGTGTTTAAAGGGAGAGATGGATTTTAAGGGAAAGCTTCCGGTTAATATAGAGCCATGA